A stretch of the Nitratireductor thuwali genome encodes the following:
- a CDS encoding glycosyltransferase family 4 protein, with protein MTILQNLDARGTSTAPYVVRRPRLLMTVDAVGGIWRYAMELARALVHHDIAIYFAGLGPPPSREQVVEAEGLGTLLWLDQPLDWMAHDAAALEGIPAAIGGLVEDQDIDLVHLNVPSQAARLDVRVPTVAVSHSCVASWWRTVRGTGLPEEWAWQEKSVREGFSRADAIVAPSGAHAHLLTKCYGPLPGLEVVHNGISSVLHRRDKEPFAFAAGRWWDEGKNGRIFNEVAARLDWPLVLAGSATGPSGEAAGYEGETLGELPHSRVIDFMQCAGIVVSPSLYEPFGLAALEGARAGAALALADIPVYRELWQDAAVFFDPRDGSSLHEALTRLISDPGLRSELGERALASSRRYSPHLQAEKMVEIYRSLSPVFSKHSSAEA; from the coding sequence ATGACGATACTCCAGAACCTGGACGCCCGGGGCACGTCGACCGCTCCGTACGTCGTCCGGCGCCCCCGCCTGCTCATGACCGTGGATGCGGTCGGCGGTATCTGGCGTTATGCGATGGAACTCGCGCGCGCTCTGGTGCACCACGACATTGCCATATATTTCGCCGGGCTGGGCCCCCCGCCTTCGAGGGAACAGGTGGTCGAGGCCGAAGGGCTCGGTACGCTTCTGTGGCTCGACCAGCCGCTCGACTGGATGGCGCATGATGCGGCCGCGCTCGAAGGCATCCCGGCCGCCATTGGCGGGCTGGTGGAAGACCAGGACATCGATCTCGTCCACCTCAACGTGCCCTCGCAGGCGGCGCGGCTCGACGTCCGGGTCCCGACGGTGGCTGTGTCACATTCCTGCGTCGCGAGCTGGTGGAGAACCGTCCGCGGTACCGGGCTTCCCGAAGAATGGGCGTGGCAGGAAAAGAGCGTCCGCGAAGGCTTTTCCAGGGCGGATGCGATCGTCGCGCCAAGCGGAGCGCACGCGCATCTCCTGACCAAATGCTACGGTCCTCTGCCGGGCCTGGAGGTGGTGCACAACGGGATCAGTTCCGTGCTGCACCGGCGGGACAAGGAGCCCTTCGCCTTCGCCGCCGGACGCTGGTGGGACGAAGGCAAGAACGGGCGGATCTTCAACGAGGTAGCCGCCCGCCTGGACTGGCCGCTGGTCCTTGCAGGTTCGGCGACCGGACCCTCGGGCGAGGCCGCCGGATATGAGGGGGAGACGCTTGGCGAGTTGCCGCACAGCCGCGTCATCGATTTCATGCAGTGCGCGGGCATCGTCGTCTCGCCGTCGCTCTACGAGCCGTTCGGGCTTGCGGCGCTCGAGGGCGCGCGCGCCGGCGCCGCGCTCGCTCTCGCCGACATCCCGGTCTATCGCGAGTTGTGGCAGGATGCGGCGGTGTTCTTCGATCCCAGGGACGGGTCGTCCCTGCACGAGGCGCTCACACGGCTGATATCGGATCCCGGACTTCGCTCGGAGCTGGGCGAACGGGCTCTGGCAAGCTCGCGCCGCTATTCGCCCCATCTGCAGGCGGAAAAGATGGTGGAAATCTACCGAAGCCTCAGTCCGGTCTTCTCCAAACATTCGAGCGCGGAGGCCTAG
- a CDS encoding TIGR02587 family membrane protein, whose amino-acid sequence MTQETASRDAASQERQADLAGRRKILLGLGRGFGGALVFGLPMLMTMEMWWLGFYMDRFRLALLLVMNMPLLVLLSHHSGFEPTSSWYDDLRDMAIAYGIGILVSLVVLATFGIITYRMPVDEIVGKVALQAVPASIGAVLGRSQLGGSEMEPAQETEQVNYASELFIMAVGALFLSLNVAPTEEMVLISYHMTQWHALMLMVLSIVLMHMFVYALEFRGTEPSLPADTPLWSAFLRFTVTGYAIALLISLYVLWTFGRTDGAALMQVAMAAIVLGFPAAIGAAAARLIL is encoded by the coding sequence ATGACGCAGGAGACGGCAAGCCGCGATGCGGCATCGCAGGAAAGGCAGGCAGACCTGGCGGGGCGGCGCAAGATCCTCCTGGGGCTGGGGCGTGGCTTCGGCGGCGCCCTGGTATTCGGCCTGCCGATGCTGATGACGATGGAGATGTGGTGGCTAGGCTTCTACATGGACCGTTTCCGCCTCGCGCTGCTTCTCGTGATGAACATGCCGCTGCTGGTGCTGCTGTCCCACCACTCCGGCTTCGAGCCCACGTCGAGCTGGTATGACGATCTGCGCGATATGGCCATCGCCTATGGTATCGGCATTCTCGTCAGTCTCGTGGTGCTCGCCACCTTTGGGATCATCACCTATCGGATGCCGGTGGATGAGATCGTCGGGAAAGTGGCGCTTCAGGCGGTGCCGGCAAGCATTGGAGCGGTGCTCGGCCGAAGTCAGCTCGGCGGGAGCGAAATGGAACCTGCCCAGGAGACGGAGCAGGTAAACTATGCCAGCGAGCTGTTCATCATGGCCGTGGGGGCGCTGTTTCTCAGCCTGAACGTGGCGCCGACCGAGGAGATGGTGCTGATTTCCTATCACATGACGCAATGGCACGCGTTGATGCTCATGGTCCTGTCGATCGTGCTGATGCACATGTTCGTGTATGCGCTGGAATTCAGGGGCACCGAGCCCTCGCTCCCCGCGGACACGCCCTTATGGAGCGCCTTTCTGCGCTTCACCGTGACAGGTTACGCGATTGCCCTTCTGATCAGCCTCTACGTGCTCTGGACGTTCGGACGAACGGACGGCGCGGCATTGATGCAGGTCGCGATGGCTGCAATCGTTCTGGGCTTTCCCGCCGCGATCGGCGCGGCCGCGGCAAGACTGATCCTCTGA
- a CDS encoding CgeB family protein translates to MRFVFYTHSLISDWNHGNAHFLRGVMRELLARGHEAVALEPADGWSRDNLIKDQGLTPLARFQADFPELVSVSYGTDFPHEEVLADADVVVVHEWTDPRLVARIGDIRRRGGGFTLLFHDTHHRAVSAAPEIGALNLEDYDCILAFGDAVRERYLKAGWGSQVVTWHEAADTRLFRPMPEYDRERDVVWIGNWGDDERAEELQAYLLDPVREHRLDGTVHGVRYPPEALEKISAAGLFYGGWIANADAPRAFARHRLAVHVPRRPYASALPGIPTIRVFEALACGMPLVCAPWTDSEALFRPGRDFLVAADSRQMSAHVRDVVKDPQLAAELARSGLQTVKARHTCAHRVDELLATLRRLGTARARSSLPAVEAAE, encoded by the coding sequence ATGCGTTTCGTCTTCTACACCCACTCGCTGATCTCGGACTGGAACCATGGCAATGCCCATTTCCTCCGTGGCGTGATGCGCGAGCTTCTGGCGCGCGGTCATGAGGCGGTCGCCCTGGAGCCGGCCGACGGGTGGAGCCGCGACAATCTCATCAAGGATCAGGGACTGACGCCGCTGGCCCGCTTCCAGGCCGATTTCCCCGAATTGGTCTCCGTGTCCTACGGAACGGATTTTCCGCATGAGGAAGTTCTCGCCGATGCCGATGTGGTCGTGGTGCATGAATGGACGGACCCGCGGCTGGTCGCGCGCATCGGCGACATCAGGCGCCGGGGAGGCGGCTTCACGCTGCTGTTCCACGATACCCATCACCGCGCCGTGTCCGCGGCGCCTGAGATCGGCGCGCTGAACCTGGAGGATTACGATTGCATCCTCGCCTTCGGGGATGCGGTGAGGGAGCGCTATCTCAAGGCCGGATGGGGAAGCCAGGTCGTCACATGGCACGAGGCAGCCGACACGAGGCTGTTCCGGCCGATGCCCGAATACGACCGGGAGCGGGACGTGGTATGGATCGGCAATTGGGGAGACGACGAGCGGGCCGAGGAATTGCAGGCCTATCTTCTAGATCCTGTCCGCGAGCACCGGCTCGACGGCACGGTGCATGGCGTGCGCTATCCGCCGGAGGCGCTCGAAAAGATTTCCGCAGCCGGGCTCTTCTATGGCGGGTGGATCGCCAATGCGGACGCGCCCCGTGCTTTCGCCCGTCACCGGCTGGCGGTCCACGTGCCAAGGCGGCCGTATGCATCGGCACTGCCGGGCATCCCGACGATCCGCGTGTTCGAGGCGCTGGCTTGCGGCATGCCCCTGGTCTGCGCGCCTTGGACCGACAGCGAGGCTCTGTTCCGCCCGGGCCGGGATTTTCTGGTGGCGGCTGACAGCCGCCAGATGTCCGCCCATGTCCGGGATGTCGTCAAGGACCCGCAATTGGCGGCGGAACTTGCCCGATCCGGCCTCCAAACCGTCAAGGCCCGACACACCTGCGCCCACCGCGTCGACGAATTGCTCGCGACCCTGCGTAGACTTGGGACGGCGCGGGCGAGATCGTCGCTTCCCGCCGTGGAGGCAGCCGAATGA
- a CDS encoding TIGR04290 family methyltransferase — translation MNISHHRDGRKDIRQQIEELGPWFQNMRIAGVPTAPDHFLGDYPAFKWARFSHVLPIDLKGRSVLDIGCNAGFYAIEMKRRNAGHVVAIDSDPHYLRQAEFAARHAGVDLDLHEMSVYDIARLGKRFDLVIFMGVLYHLRHPLLALDMIREHVADDLMLFQSLQRGPEGAAPVEDDYPFSEWDLFERPDFPRLSFVEKRFAGDPTNWFFPNQAGVEAMLRSAGFAIEEHPEREVYLCRAVERPPFVDPPPC, via the coding sequence ATGAACATCAGCCATCACCGTGACGGCCGAAAGGATATTCGCCAGCAGATCGAAGAACTCGGTCCCTGGTTCCAGAATATGCGGATCGCCGGCGTTCCCACCGCGCCGGACCATTTCCTCGGCGACTATCCCGCCTTCAAATGGGCGCGGTTTTCCCACGTGCTTCCCATCGATCTCAAGGGGCGCTCGGTGCTCGATATCGGCTGCAACGCCGGATTCTACGCCATTGAGATGAAGCGCCGGAACGCCGGACATGTCGTGGCGATAGACAGCGACCCGCATTATCTGCGCCAGGCCGAATTCGCCGCCCGCCATGCGGGCGTGGATCTGGATCTGCACGAGATGTCGGTCTACGACATCGCCCGGCTCGGCAAGCGTTTCGACCTCGTCATCTTCATGGGCGTGCTCTACCATTTGCGCCATCCTCTGCTCGCGCTGGACATGATCCGGGAGCACGTGGCGGACGATCTCATGCTGTTCCAGTCGCTGCAGCGCGGCCCCGAAGGCGCTGCGCCGGTTGAGGACGACTATCCCTTCTCCGAGTGGGATTTGTTCGAGCGCCCCGATTTCCCGCGGCTGTCCTTCGTGGAGAAGCGGTTCGCGGGCGATCCAACCAACTGGTTCTTCCCCAATCAGGCCGGCGTCGAGGCGATGCTGCGCAGCGCCGGGTTCGCCATCGAAGAGCATCCCGAGCGCGAGGTCTATCTGTGCCGCGCGGTGGAGCGCCCGCCCTTCGTCGATCCTCCGCCTTGCTGA
- a CDS encoding NAD-dependent epimerase/dehydratase family protein — protein MSAGRRKNQDQQYGFVEWFRPGEYERTETVLPEIEASGASWLRTHISWAEYLAPGGPEWFNWLLPKLARRLDVLPCIHYTPPSLSRTGRTNGAPRRLRDYADFVDHILSRYGQHFTHVELWNEPNNLLDWDWREDVDFHLFCEMMGDAAYWVRHRGWHAVMGGPSPFDPYWLDLMGQRGLLELFSAVGFHGFPGTWDSEKANWGGWDLHLGEMRRIVDRYNPKAELWITETGYSTWRNDEVEQARRFVAALDVPADRTYWYSWRDVPHDVAVQEGLWFDVRHYHLGAVDHSGSPKLLARFLTDGGVARVRELAALATPSVIGNARPVVITGGSGFIGSNLADRLLSDGEDVVILDNLGRAGVDQNLTWLKERHGPRVHPFLADVRDLQAIRPAFDNAKAVFHLAAQTAVTTSLADPIDDFEVNARGTLNVLEAVRSSGTHAPVIFASTNKVYGDLAHVKLVESEDRYAPATKEVREFGIGESAALDFCTPYGCSKGVADQYVLDYGKSFGIPTAVLRMSCIYGPRQFGTEDQGWVAHFLLNILNGQPITIFGDGKQVRDVLHVADAVEAYCRVLDGIDTAAGKAFNLGGGPANAVSLKMVLREMSRITGIRADIRQAEWRTGDQPYFVADTRLMEKTLGWRGSTGWKSGLRDLAQWLKANRLPTDTDAPDSTRLFA, from the coding sequence ATGAGTGCTGGCCGGCGCAAAAATCAGGATCAGCAGTACGGTTTCGTCGAGTGGTTCAGGCCCGGCGAGTATGAGCGTACCGAGACAGTTCTCCCGGAAATCGAAGCTTCCGGTGCTTCATGGCTGCGCACGCATATCTCGTGGGCCGAATATCTTGCTCCCGGCGGTCCCGAATGGTTCAACTGGCTTTTGCCGAAGCTTGCCCGGCGCCTGGATGTGCTTCCCTGCATCCACTACACGCCGCCTTCCCTGTCGCGGACGGGCCGGACCAACGGCGCGCCCAGGCGGCTGCGCGACTATGCCGATTTCGTGGACCACATACTGTCCCGCTACGGCCAGCACTTTACCCATGTCGAGCTTTGGAACGAGCCGAACAACCTGCTTGACTGGGACTGGCGCGAAGACGTCGATTTCCATCTCTTCTGCGAGATGATGGGCGATGCGGCCTATTGGGTCCGTCACCGGGGCTGGCATGCGGTAATGGGCGGGCCGTCGCCATTCGATCCCTACTGGCTCGACCTGATGGGCCAGCGCGGTCTCCTGGAGCTCTTCTCCGCGGTCGGCTTCCATGGTTTTCCCGGCACCTGGGACAGCGAAAAGGCGAACTGGGGCGGCTGGGACCTGCATCTGGGCGAAATGCGCCGCATCGTCGACCGCTACAATCCCAAGGCCGAGCTTTGGATCACGGAGACCGGATATTCCACCTGGCGCAACGACGAGGTCGAGCAGGCACGGCGCTTCGTCGCCGCGCTCGACGTGCCGGCCGACCGGACCTACTGGTACAGCTGGCGCGACGTGCCGCACGACGTCGCCGTGCAGGAAGGCCTCTGGTTCGATGTAAGGCACTATCATCTGGGCGCGGTGGACCACAGCGGCAGCCCCAAGCTGCTTGCGCGCTTCCTGACCGACGGAGGCGTCGCGCGGGTGCGCGAGCTGGCCGCGCTCGCCACCCCCTCCGTCATCGGCAACGCCCGCCCCGTGGTCATCACCGGCGGCAGCGGCTTCATCGGCTCCAATCTGGCCGACCGGCTGCTGTCGGACGGTGAGGATGTGGTCATCCTCGACAATCTCGGCCGCGCCGGGGTGGACCAGAATCTCACCTGGCTCAAGGAGCGGCACGGGCCGCGTGTTCATCCCTTCCTCGCCGATGTGCGCGACCTGCAGGCGATCCGCCCGGCCTTCGACAACGCGAAGGCGGTTTTCCACCTTGCCGCGCAGACGGCGGTGACGACGAGCCTGGCCGATCCCATCGACGATTTCGAGGTCAATGCCCGCGGCACGCTCAACGTGCTGGAGGCGGTGCGCAGCTCCGGCACGCATGCGCCCGTTATTTTTGCCAGCACCAACAAGGTCTATGGCGATCTTGCCCATGTGAAGCTGGTCGAGTCGGAAGACCGGTACGCGCCGGCGACCAAGGAGGTACGCGAGTTCGGCATTGGCGAGAGCGCCGCCCTCGACTTCTGCACGCCCTATGGCTGCTCGAAAGGCGTCGCCGACCAGTATGTGCTGGACTACGGCAAATCCTTCGGCATCCCCACGGCGGTGCTCCGGATGAGCTGCATATACGGCCCGCGGCAGTTCGGAACCGAGGACCAGGGCTGGGTCGCCCATTTCCTTCTCAACATCCTGAACGGCCAGCCCATCACCATCTTCGGCGACGGCAAGCAGGTGCGCGACGTTCTCCACGTGGCAGACGCCGTCGAGGCTTATTGCCGTGTGCTCGACGGCATCGACACGGCGGCCGGCAAGGCCTTCAACCTCGGCGGGGGGCCGGCCAACGCCGTCAGTCTGAAGATGGTCCTCCGCGAAATGTCGCGGATCACCGGCATCAGGGCCGATATTCGGCAGGCCGAGTGGCGCACCGGCGATCAGCCTTATTTCGTGGCCGACACCAGGCTCATGGAGAAGACTCTCGGCTGGCGCGGCAGCACCGGCTGGAAGAGCGGGCTGCGGGATCTTGCACAGTGGCTGAAGGCCAACCGTCTACCCACGGACACCGATGCCCCAGACAGCACGAGGTTGTTTGCATGA
- a CDS encoding NAD-dependent epimerase/dehydratase family protein, which translates to MTKNVLITGGCGFIGRHLTTELLDHGYSVRVLDGLVEQVHGAGKEDFDSRAEFLFADIRDADALRAALEGVDQVVHLAAEVGVGQSMYEIARYVGANDLGTAVLLETMIDLPVERIVVASSMSVYGEGRYVTEDGTPAAPRSGRGREAGDWNPRTSEGLPLVPVPTDEEKPVDLASIYALTKYAQERAVLIFAQAYRRQAAALRLFNVFGPGQALSNPYTGVLANFASRLANGQAPTIFEDGDQRRDFVHVRDVARAFRLALEQPDCDGQVLNVGSGSSYTIRQVAELLAEAMGTPEIEPQILNSARSGDIRHCFADISKARELIGYEPRFRLENTLDEFVDWVRRNEAIDRGAEMRLQLERRGLVA; encoded by the coding sequence GTGACCAAGAACGTCCTGATTACCGGAGGTTGCGGCTTTATCGGCCGCCATCTGACGACCGAACTGCTCGATCACGGCTATTCCGTCCGTGTGCTCGACGGCCTTGTCGAGCAAGTGCATGGCGCGGGCAAGGAGGACTTCGACAGCCGTGCCGAGTTCCTGTTCGCCGACATACGCGATGCCGATGCCCTGCGTGCAGCGCTGGAGGGCGTTGATCAGGTCGTGCATCTGGCGGCCGAAGTCGGCGTCGGACAATCGATGTACGAGATCGCCCGATATGTGGGAGCCAACGACCTTGGCACTGCGGTGCTGCTCGAAACGATGATCGACCTGCCGGTGGAGCGCATCGTGGTCGCCTCCTCGATGAGCGTCTACGGCGAGGGCCGCTACGTGACTGAAGACGGTACGCCTGCCGCTCCCCGGTCCGGCAGGGGGCGCGAGGCCGGCGACTGGAACCCCCGGACATCGGAGGGGCTGCCCCTCGTCCCCGTGCCCACCGACGAAGAGAAGCCGGTCGACCTGGCATCGATCTACGCGCTGACCAAATATGCGCAGGAACGCGCGGTGCTGATCTTCGCCCAGGCCTACCGGCGGCAGGCCGCGGCGCTTCGTCTTTTCAACGTTTTCGGGCCCGGACAGGCCCTGTCCAATCCCTATACTGGCGTGCTCGCCAATTTCGCCTCGCGGCTTGCCAACGGGCAGGCTCCGACGATCTTCGAGGATGGCGACCAGCGGCGCGACTTCGTTCATGTCCGTGATGTGGCGCGCGCGTTCCGGCTGGCGCTGGAGCAGCCGGATTGCGATGGGCAGGTCCTCAATGTCGGCAGCGGCTCATCCTATACGATCCGCCAGGTCGCCGAACTGCTGGCCGAGGCGATGGGCACGCCCGAGATAGAGCCGCAGATCCTAAATTCGGCCCGGTCCGGCGATATCCGACACTGCTTCGCCGATATCTCCAAAGCGCGCGAACTCATCGGCTATGAGCCGCGTTTCCGGCTGGAGAACACGCTCGACGAGTTCGTCGACTGGGTTCGCCGCAACGAGGCTATCGACCGCGGGGCGGAAATGCGGCTTCAACTGGAAAGGCGGGGGCTGGTTGCATGA
- a CDS encoding CgeB family protein — protein MRIAFYGSSLLSSCWNGAATYYRGMIRALSEVGYRTTFYEPDIYGRQQNRDIDPPEWCDVVVYQPNMEDLRAVTSKAADADIVVKASGVGYEDDALFGLLLQAAHPAALTIFWDVDAPATLAGLAADRDLPLHRHLAETALVLTYGGGDPVVYSYRGFGVKDCVPIYNALDPSTHHPVAADPRFAADLSLLANRLPDRETRVDDFFFRPAAEMPDKRFLLGGSGWDDKPMPENVSRAGHVGTRDHNAFNASATAVLNVSRDSMAANGFSPATRVFEAAGAGACLITDQWAGLDLFLREDVEVLVARDGKDVVEHLRHLDPAKARVIGERARARVLREHTYSRRAVQFDELVRGHLKRRRMEAAE, from the coding sequence ATGAGGATCGCTTTCTATGGATCGAGCCTCCTGTCGTCGTGCTGGAATGGTGCGGCCACCTACTATCGCGGCATGATCCGGGCTCTTTCGGAGGTGGGTTACCGGACGACTTTCTACGAGCCGGATATCTATGGTCGACAGCAAAACCGCGACATCGATCCGCCCGAATGGTGCGACGTCGTCGTGTACCAGCCGAACATGGAAGATCTGCGCGCCGTGACAAGCAAGGCGGCGGATGCCGATATCGTCGTCAAGGCGAGCGGCGTCGGCTATGAGGACGACGCGCTGTTCGGCCTCCTCCTGCAGGCGGCCCATCCCGCGGCGCTGACGATTTTCTGGGACGTCGACGCGCCCGCCACTCTTGCCGGGCTGGCGGCCGATCGTGATCTTCCGCTGCATCGGCATCTGGCGGAAACGGCGCTGGTGCTGACCTATGGCGGCGGCGATCCGGTCGTCTACAGCTACCGCGGTTTCGGCGTGAAGGACTGCGTTCCGATCTACAATGCGCTCGACCCTTCGACCCATCATCCGGTGGCTGCCGATCCGCGCTTTGCGGCCGACCTTTCCCTTCTGGCCAACCGCTTGCCGGATCGGGAGACGCGCGTCGACGACTTCTTCTTCCGACCCGCGGCCGAAATGCCGGACAAAAGGTTCCTTCTCGGCGGCTCCGGCTGGGACGACAAGCCCATGCCTGAAAATGTCAGCCGCGCCGGCCATGTCGGCACGCGCGATCACAACGCGTTCAATGCTTCGGCCACCGCCGTCCTCAATGTCAGCCGCGACAGCATGGCCGCGAACGGGTTCTCGCCAGCCACCCGGGTCTTCGAGGCCGCCGGCGCCGGCGCTTGCCTGATAACCGACCAGTGGGCGGGACTCGATCTCTTCCTGCGCGAAGATGTGGAGGTGCTGGTGGCGCGGGACGGCAAGGACGTTGTCGAGCATCTGCGCCACCTCGATCCGGCAAAGGCGCGTGTCATCGGGGAGCGCGCGCGCGCCAGGGTCCTGCGGGAACATACCTATTCCCGCCGCGCCGTTCAGTTCGACGAATTGGTGCGTGGGCATCTGAAGCGCCGCCGCATGGAGGCCGCCGAATGA
- a CDS encoding TIGR02588 family protein translates to MVQKQQKSKNTSSRQQGNNRKQQESRKARRPHLLEWIIGGVSAVFILAVVGFVLFSGLTSTSSGAVLQVVPAEIEATGGSFRVTFRVVNSGDETAAAVEVEGVMEQEGARIETSRATIDYVPAHSRREGALLFGRDPREHRLELRAKGYADP, encoded by the coding sequence ATGGTGCAAAAGCAGCAGAAAAGCAAAAACACCTCCTCGCGGCAGCAAGGCAACAACCGCAAGCAACAGGAAAGCCGGAAGGCGCGTCGGCCGCACCTTCTGGAGTGGATCATCGGCGGCGTCTCGGCCGTTTTCATACTGGCCGTCGTCGGCTTCGTCCTTTTCAGCGGCCTGACCTCCACCAGCAGCGGGGCGGTACTCCAGGTCGTGCCGGCCGAAATCGAAGCGACGGGCGGTTCGTTTCGCGTCACCTTTCGCGTCGTCAACAGCGGCGACGAGACAGCTGCGGCCGTCGAGGTCGAAGGCGTGATGGAGCAGGAAGGCGCGCGGATCGAGACCAGCCGGGCGACCATCGATTATGTCCCTGCGCACTCGCGGCGGGAGGGTGCCCTGCTGTTCGGCCGGGATCCTCGTGAGCACCGGCTGGAACTGCGGGCAAAGGGCTATGCCGATCCGTAG
- a CDS encoding UDP-glucuronic acid decarboxylase family protein, which yields MFKKERQDGRRKALVAGGAGFVGSHLCDALLAEGTDIICVDSLLTGSFDNVRALENHPGFRFIEHDITSTLTIGDEIDEVYNLACAASPPRYQADPSHTLLTNVVGTANLLALAEQHRAAFLQASTSEIYGDPEVHPQPETYRGSVNCTGPRACYDEGKRAAETLCFDHLRQERVDARVARIFNTYGPRMQQDDGRIVSNLIFQALQGRPLTVYGSGRQTRSFCYVSDMVAGLIALMRVSPNPGAPVNLGNPEELPVIELARRVLDLVPGAKDIDFLPLPEDDPQRRRPDIARAKALLDWEPLVPLSKGLASTIDWFAALSPENPDRGKIREKDAEGTYNGYEHQPSP from the coding sequence ATGTTCAAGAAGGAACGGCAGGACGGACGCCGAAAGGCATTGGTGGCAGGCGGCGCGGGCTTCGTCGGCTCGCATCTGTGCGATGCGCTGCTGGCGGAGGGGACGGATATCATCTGCGTCGACAGTCTCCTGACCGGCAGCTTCGACAATGTGCGCGCGCTCGAAAACCATCCCGGCTTCCGCTTCATCGAGCACGACATCACGTCGACGCTGACGATCGGGGACGAGATCGACGAGGTCTACAATCTGGCATGCGCGGCTTCGCCGCCCCGGTACCAGGCCGACCCTTCCCACACGCTGCTCACCAACGTCGTGGGCACGGCCAATCTCCTTGCCTTGGCGGAGCAGCACCGGGCAGCGTTCCTCCAGGCCTCGACCAGCGAGATCTATGGCGATCCCGAGGTCCATCCGCAGCCCGAAACCTATCGCGGCAGCGTGAACTGCACCGGGCCGCGGGCCTGCTACGATGAAGGCAAGCGGGCGGCCGAGACGCTGTGCTTCGACCATCTGCGGCAGGAACGCGTCGACGCGCGGGTCGCGCGGATTTTCAACACCTACGGACCGAGAATGCAGCAGGACGACGGCCGCATCGTCTCCAATCTCATCTTCCAGGCATTGCAGGGGCGGCCATTGACCGTTTACGGCTCGGGCAGGCAGACGCGCTCCTTCTGCTACGTTTCCGATATGGTCGCAGGGCTGATCGCGCTCATGCGGGTCAGCCCCAATCCGGGCGCTCCGGTCAATCTTGGGAACCCGGAGGAACTCCCGGTCATCGAGCTGGCGAGGCGGGTTCTGGACCTTGTTCCAGGCGCCAAGGACATCGATTTCCTGCCGCTTCCCGAGGACGACCCCCAGCGGCGGCGGCCGGACATTGCCCGCGCCAAGGCGCTGCTCGACTGGGAGCCGCTGGTGCCGCTGAGCAAGGGCCTGGCGAGCACGATCGACTGGTTCGCCGCCCTTTCGCCGGAGAATCCAGACAGGGGAAAGATCCGGGAGAAAGACGCCGAAGGGACGTATAACGGATATGAACATCAGCCATCACCGTGA
- a CDS encoding CgeB family protein, with protein sequence MNTPMSLVVIGLSLSSSWGNGHATTFRALLRGLREQGHRTLFLERDVPWYAENRDLDAPDFCSLEFYDDVADLELYRPAIRGADAVIVGSYVPDGVAVIDRVAAMRPQRFCFYDIDTPVTMARLDRGDEEYIARRQVPLFDSYFSFSGGEVLTGLMERFGARVAHPLHCSVDETRYFVTHEDVRWDLGYLGTYSEDRQPVLERLLFEPARRLPGQRFVVAGSGYPEGVGWPENVEHIAHLPPRDHISFYNRQRFTLNVTRADMVAAGWSPSVRLFEAAACGTPVISDRWRGLDEFFPEGEAIAVADTSDDVVRMLTELGEAERLAIARSARQRVLTSHTGQARARELVAALRTLRPTRAALTLVE encoded by the coding sequence ATGAATACGCCAATGAGCCTTGTCGTCATCGGCCTGTCCCTCTCGTCGTCCTGGGGCAACGGTCATGCCACCACCTTCCGCGCCCTTCTGCGCGGCCTGCGCGAACAGGGGCACCGGACCTTGTTTCTCGAACGCGACGTTCCCTGGTACGCCGAGAATCGCGATTTGGATGCGCCGGATTTCTGCTCGCTGGAGTTCTACGACGACGTGGCCGATCTCGAACTCTACCGGCCCGCCATCCGCGGCGCCGACGCCGTCATCGTCGGCTCGTACGTTCCTGATGGCGTCGCGGTCATCGACCGGGTGGCGGCGATGCGGCCGCAGCGCTTCTGCTTTTACGACATCGACACGCCGGTCACGATGGCGCGCCTGGACCGGGGCGACGAGGAGTACATCGCCCGCCGGCAGGTGCCGCTCTTCGACAGCTATTTCTCCTTCTCCGGGGGCGAGGTCCTGACCGGCCTCATGGAGCGTTTCGGCGCACGCGTGGCGCATCCCCTCCACTGTTCCGTCGATGAGACGCGCTATTTCGTGACCCATGAGGACGTGAGGTGGGACCTTGGATATCTCGGGACCTACAGCGAGGATCGCCAGCCGGTGCTGGAGCGGCTCCTGTTCGAGCCGGCCCGACGGCTTCCCGGCCAGCGGTTCGTCGTTGCCGGCTCGGGCTATCCCGAAGGGGTCGGCTGGCCGGAGAATGTGGAGCACATCGCGCATCTGCCGCCGCGCGACCACATCTCCTTCTACAACCGGCAGCGCTTCACCCTCAATGTGACACGGGCCGACATGGTGGCGGCCGGGTGGTCGCCCAGCGTTCGTCTCTTCGAAGCAGCCGCTTGCGGTACGCCGGTCATCAGCGATCGGTGGCGAGGGCTGGACGAGTTTTTCCCCGAGGGCGAGGCAATCGCCGTGGCCGATACGAGCGACGATGTCGTGCGCATGCTGACCGAACTCGGCGAGGCCGAGAGACTGGCGATTGCGCGGTCGGCGCGCCAACGCGTGCTCACGTCGCACACCGGCCAGGCCCGTGCGCGTGAACTGGTCGCTGCGCTTCGCACTCTGCGGCCGACCCGCGCCGCGCTCACACTGGTCGAATAG